The Naumovozyma dairenensis CBS 421 chromosome 3, complete genome genome has a window encoding:
- the RRP4 gene encoding exosome non-catalytic core subunit RRP4 (similar to Saccharomyces cerevisiae RRP4 (YHR069C); ancestral locus Anc_5.345): MSGVISVVKRHGDFQYSVDSTNIQNDEDEDISMSDVDIADRKLSKDNDNESGLQIVTPGELVTDDPIWMRGHGTYFLDNMTYSSVAGAVSRVNRLLSVIPLKSRYSPETGDHIVGRVAEVGNKRWRVDIGGKQHAILMLGSVNLPGGILRRKSESDELQMRSFLKEGDLLNAEVQSLFQDGSASLHTRSLKYGKLRNGMFCQVPSSLIVRSKNHTHNLPGNITVVLGVNGFIWLRKTSQMDLVRDAPPGGSTGATSSQRSTAGPTGAVSLNPSITRLEEESSWQIYSDENDPTISSNIRKTICRYANVIKALAFCEIGITQERVISAYEASMAYPNVGSLIERETMESIGHDVLNVEKMRGNAN; encoded by the coding sequence ATGTCAGGTGTTATAAGCGTGGTGAAAAGGCATGGTGATTTCCAATATTCTGTGGATAGTACgaatattcaaaatgacgaagatgaagatatttcCATGTCCGATGTCGATATCGCTGAtagaaaattatcaaaagataatgataatgaatcaGGGCTCCAAATTGTTACTCCCGGTGAATTAGTTACAGATGATCCAATCTGGATGAGAGGGCATGGGACATACTTTTTAGATAATATGACATATTCTTCTGTCGCAGGGGCAGTTTCTAGAGTTAATAGATTGTTATCGGTTATTCCTTTAAAAAGTCGTTATTCTCCAGAGACAGGTGATCATATTGTTGGTAGAGTTGCAGAGGTCGGGAATAAGAGATGGAGAGTTGATATTGGTGGGAAACAACATGCAATCCTAATGTTAGGGTCCGTCAATTTACCTGGTGGGATATTACGAAGAAAATCTGAAAGTGATGAATTACAAATGAGAAGTTTCTTGAAAGAAGGTGATTTACTAAATGCAGAAGTCCAATCTCTTTTCCAAGACGGTAGTGCATCCTTACATACTAGATCTTTGAAATACGGTAAATTAAGAAACGGTATGTTTTGTCAAGTACCCAGTTCATTAATTGTTAGGTCGAAAAATCATACACATAATCTACCTGGTAATATCACTGTAGTATTGGGTGTGAACGGGTTTATATGGTTGAGGAAGACTTCACAGATGGACTTGGTAAGAGATGCACCACCAGGTGGTAGTACAGGAGCAACTTCATCTCAACGGTCTACTGCAGGCCCTACAGGTGCTGTTTCGTTGAATCCATCAATTACACGgttagaagaagaatcttCTTGGCAGATTTATTCTGACGAAAATGATCCAACTATTTCAAGTAATATAAGGAAAACCATTTGTCGTTACGCAAATGTAATAAAAGCTTTAGCATTTTGCGAAATTGGCATTACCCAAGAACGTGTCATAAGTGCATATGAAGCTAGTATGGCATATCCAAATGTCGGTTCTTTAATTGAAAGAGAAACCATGGAATCAATTGGACATGATGTGCTCAACGTAGAAAAAATGAGAGGTAACGCTAATTAA
- the DYS1 gene encoding deoxyhypusine synthase (similar to Saccharomyces cerevisiae DYS1 (YHR068W); ancestral locus Anc_5.343): MSNINDKLPEILQDAVLKESVPVPDDFVKVEGIDYSKENATDMRASDLVEAMKRMGFQASSLGKACDIIDNMRSWRGKHIDELEDHDKKGSFDENGFQKTTIFMGYTSNLISSGLRETLRYLVQHKMVDAIVTSAGGIEEDIIKCLAPTYMGEFSLKGSKLRDQGMNRIGNLLVPNDNYCKFEEWIVPILDTMLEEQDAYVKEHGADCLEANQDLNTPIWTPSKFINRIGKEINDETSVLYWAHKNNIPVFCPSLTDGSIGDMLFFHTFKASPKQLRLDIVADIRKINSMSMEASKAGMLILGGGLIKHHIANACLMRNGADYAVYINTGQEFDGSDAGARPDEAVSWGKIKVEAESVKVYADVTIVWPLIVAATFANGKPLKNNKD, translated from the coding sequence ATGTCTAACATCAACGATAAACTACCAGAGATCTTACAAGATGCCGTCCTAAAGGAATCCGTCCCAGTCCCAGATGACTTCGTCAAAGTAGAAGGTATTGATTATTCTAAGGAAAATGCTACTGATATGAGAGCTTCGGACTTGGTTGAAGCGATGAAGAGGATGGGGTTCCAAGCTAGTTCTCTAGGTAAAGCCTGCGATATCATCGATAATATGAGATCATGGAGAGGTAAACATATCGATGAATTAGAGGATCATGATAAGAAAGGttcatttgatgaaaatgggTTCCAAAAAACAACTATCTTTATGGGTTATACTTCTAATTTGATTAGTTCCGGGTTAAGAGAAACTTTAAGATATTTGGTTCAACATAAGATGGTGGACGCTATTGTTACCTCTGCTGGTggtattgaagaagatatcattaaatgTCTGGCTCCGACTTACATGGGTGAATTCTCTTTGAAAGGTAGCAAATTACGTGATCAAGGTATGAACCGTATTGGTAATTTGTTGGTACCAAACGATAATTATTGTAAATTCGAAGAATGGATTGTTCCGATTTTAGATACCATGttagaagaacaagatgCTTACGTTAAGGAACATGGAGCTGATTGTTTGGAAGCTAACCAAGATCTTAATACGCCAATTTGGACTCCTTCCAAATTCATCAACCGTATTGGTAAGGAAATTAACGATGAAACTTCTGTTCTATATTGGGCTCATAAGAACAACATTCCTGTTTTTTGTCCATCCCTTACTGATGGTTCTATTGGTGATATGTTATTCTTCCATACCTTCAAAGCTTCCCCAAAGCAACTGAGATTAGATATTGTTGCTGATATCCGTAAGATCAATTCAATGTCTATGGAAGCCTCTAAGGCAGGTATGCTTATTTTAGGTGGTGGTTTGATCAAACATCATATCGCCAATGCTTGTTTGATGAGAAATGGTGCCGATTATGCCGTCTATATCAATACCGGTCAAGAATTCGATGGTTCTGATGCCGGTGCTAGACCAGATGAAGCTGTCTCTTGGGGTAAGATTAAAGTGGAAGCTGAATCTGTTAAGGTGTACGCCGATGTTACCATCGTTTGGCCACTGATCGTTGCCGCTACTTTTGCTAATGGCAAACCATTAAAGAATAACAAAGATTAG
- the PCL5 gene encoding Pcl5p (similar to Saccharomyces cerevisiae PCL5 (YHR071W); ancestral locus Anc_5.347), protein MLFFSTSQDNKRANYFAVMRKYLQKKENRDDTKALLDLSQNIKLKPITILSNSKLEYNMSLVDTIAEFLSETVKYLSTKKVPNEKSSIKTYLMEILKRSQSSRNNVIVASFYFQKLYNSVQLNQDPNPEFVHCSKRIFLSCLILSHKFLNDKTFSMKAWSLISGISKRDLSILERWCLMRLNYHLVVDVTEINKWSFTNLKKWDNKKMVSNYSILYNSSKVNKNIC, encoded by the coding sequence aTGCTATTTTTCAGTACTTCCCAAGATAATAAGAGAGCAAACTACTTTGCTGTAATGAGGAAATATCTAcagaagaaggaaaatcGTGATGATACCAAGGCTCTACTCGATTTGtctcaaaatattaaacTTAAACCAATTAcgatattatcaaattccaaattagaatataatatgtCATTGGTCGATACTATCGCTGAATTCTTATCGGAAACTGTAAAATATCTCTCGACAAAGAAAGTgccaaatgaaaaatcatcaataaaaacatatttaatggaaatattaaaaagatCTCAATCATCGCGAAATAATGTCATTGTTGCCTCATTCTATTTCCAAAAGCTATACAACTCAGTCCAATTGAACCAAGATCCTAACCCTGAATTTGTACATTGTTCGAAAAGAATATTCTTATCTTGTTTGATTCTGTCACATAAATTTCTCAACGACAAGACTTTTTCGATGAAAGCATGGTCTCTAATCAGTGGGATATCAAAAAGAGACCTCTCGATTCTTGAAAGGTGGTGTTTAATGAGattaaattatcatctCGTTGTCGACGTAAcagaaattaataaatggagttttacaaatttaaaaaaatgggacaacaaaaaaatggtaaGTAATTATTCGATACTctataattcttcaaaggtgaataaaaatatatgcTAA
- the OSH3 gene encoding oxysterol-binding protein related protein OSH3 (similar to Saccharomyces cerevisiae OSH3 (YHR073W); ancestral locus Anc_5.355) — protein METIDIQNRSFVVRWVKCSKGDVINYQLKPLKKSIELGIYKKHKSNVDSQPAAVHIAQDTKALLDYTNKTLQHRRYSSGFENEHNLNSSHSSLSISNIQQQSQEIPLRDRLAASGFTLVKWVGHIQGNNMMQNVLDVKDNDFYYAFILDNTSSKNVKKKVLFKAGVINDDNQSIISTRSSPILTRPSSNVRMTPTSASSHVKDTLLRVDQGRYLQGYLLKKRRKKLQGFKKRFFTLDFKYGTLSYYLNDHNQTCRGEIVISLSTVSANKKDRLIIIDSGMEVWALKATDTKNWQNWVDALQSCFESQKLLDKELERKLCEDDEKMGDKEIEKTATTQNINASLTENDTFSLSENVDIKTLIENYVPLPDKTYTTFTTNLKLIQQKLESCKNDSLSYTYTPSEKEELPLKPMVVRSSSSSSSMFTGNKVRAFEKFNSAMDSSESLISPLNKENQEISESHELYKRLSELESFVDQFVIQSELLLKDYKHITKHARETSRLSLTSGFSDNDEYFDAIDHISQGVILLEDEEADEVELTTSMSASQMAKVSADMFNQFSKVEEGEEKEQEKETEENEMEITSNGGKVAQKHIKIVNDLYPLPFSKTVKRRNDVPICKTIPPSLLSFLRKNVGKDLTSIALPVTSNEPITILQMISESFQYASLLTNVVSGPPEFPPITAVTLFAISFLSVHRDKTRALRKPFNPLLGETYELVQDELGFRLIAEKVSHKPQIFAFHAEHNDWECNYTVTPTQKFWGKSIELNNEGVFKLKLKATGELFEWEQPTTMLKNLIAGERYVEPINDFEVISSNGSKAKIDFERTGMFSGRSEAVNVSIMNKEKKEISQVVGKWSESLKDGKTKKILWKPDPLLKDSKKKYGFTQFSANLNEITDIERDMLPPTDSRLRPDVRSYENGDVTKAEALKLELEQKQRERRNKKQDAKPRYFKKDSLNNWKYIEGPNSYWEKRRRQSWEDIAPLW, from the coding sequence ATGGAAACTATTGATATCCAGAATAGATCGTTCGTGGTCCGTTGGGTGAAATGTTCCAAAGGCGACgtgataaattatcaattgaaaccattaaagaaatcaattgaGTTGGGGATCTATAAAAAACATAAATCGAACGTGGATTCTCAGCCAGCTGCGGTCCATATCGCACAAGATACTAAGGCTCTTTTAGATTATACCAATAAGACATTACAACATAGAAGGTACTCCTCAGGgtttgaaaatgaacataatttgaattcatcaCACTCTTCTCTTTCCATTAGTAACattcaacaacaatctCAAGAAATTCCACTTCGTGATCGATTGGCAGCTTCTGGTTTCACTCTAGTGAAGTGGGTCGGCCATATTCAAGGAAACAACATGATGCAAAATGTCCTTGATGTGAAGgataatgatttttattatgCATTTATACTAGATAATACATCATCCAAGAATGTGAAGAAAAAGGTTTTGTTCAAAGCAGGGGtcattaatgatgataaccAGTCTATTATAAGTACGAGATCATCACCTATTCTTACAAGACCTTCTTCAAATGTAAGGATGACACCGACTTCGGCTTCGTCCCATGTTAAGGATACTTTACTCAGAGTCGACCAAGGGAGATACTTGCAAGGGtatcttttgaagaaaagaagaaaaaaattacaaggtttcaagaaaagattTTTCACATTAGATTTTAAGTATGGAACATTGtcatattatttaaatgatcATAATCAAACTTGTCGTGGTGAAATTGTTATTAGTCTTTCCACAGTAAGtgcaaataaaaaagataGATTGATCATAATTGATTCTGGAATGGAAGTATGGGCTTTGAAGGCTACCGATACAAAGAATTGGCAAAATTGGGTAGATGCTTTACAATCCTGTTTTGAATCTCAAAAATTACTCGATAAAGAACTAGAACGGAAATTATGTGAAGATGATGAGAAGATGGGagataaagaaatagaGAAGACAGCAACCAcacaaaatataaatgCTTCATTAACAGAGAACGATACATTCTCACTTTCTGAAAATGTTGATATAAAGACCTTGATTGAAAATTACGTACCTTTACCTGACAAAACATATACTACATTTACTACGAACTTAAAGTTAATACAACAAAAGTTGGAAAGTTGTAAAAATGATTCACTTTCCTACACTTACACACCATCTGAGAAAGAAGAGTTACCTTTGAAACCAATGGTAGTTagatcatcatcttcttcatcctcTATGTTTACGGGGAACAAAGTGAGAGCTTTCGAAAAGTTTAATTCCGCAATGGATTCGAGTGAATCTCTTATTTCTccattaaataaagaaaaccAAGAGATAAGTGAATCTCATGAACTTTACAAACGATTATCTGAATTAGAATCATTTGTAGATCAATTTGTGATTCAAAGTGAGCtacttttgaaagattacAAACATATTACAAAACATGCCCGAGAAACAAGTAGACTTTCTTTAACGTCCGGATTTAGCGATAACGATGAATACTTTGACGCAATCGATCATATCAGCCAAGGCGTTATActattagaagatgaagaggCCGACGAAGTAGAATTGACCACTTCTATGTCGGCATCACAAATGGCTAAAGTTAGTGCTGATATGTTCAATCAATTCTCTAAGGTTGAAGAAGGAGAGGAAAAAGagcaagaaaaagaaacagaAGAAAACGAGATGGAAATAACTTCAAATGGTGGCAAAGTCGCCCAAAAGCATATTAAAATAGTTAATGATTTATACCCACTCCCTTTTTCTAAGACAGTCAAACGTCGTAATGATGTTCCCATATGTAAAACTATACCACCAAGTTTGTTATCATTTCTGCGGAAGAATGTTGGTAAAGATTTGACTTCAATAGCTCTACCGGTGACATCTAACGAACCTATCACAATTTTACAAATGATTTCCGAATCTTTCCAGTATGCATCTTTGTTAACAAATGTAGTAAGCGGACCACCAGAATTCCCACCTATCACTGCAGTAACATTATTTGCAATATCTTTCCTTTCTGTACATAGAGATAAAACAAGAGCATTAAGGAAACCTTTCAATCCATTACTAGGGGAAACGTACGAATTAGTTCAAGATGAACTAGGATTCAGACTAATTGCAGAGAAAGTTTCGCATAAACCTCAAATTTTTGCTTTCCATGCTGAACATAACGACTGGGAATGTAATTATACAGTAACACCCACCCAGAAATTTTGGGGAAAGTCCATTGAACTGAATAATGAAGgtgttttcaaattaaaattgaaagcaACGGGTGAACTCTTCGAGTGGGAGCAACCGACGAcaatgttgaaaaatttaattgcCGGTGAAAGGTACGTGGAACCAATTAACGATTTTGAAGTCATCTCGTCAAATGGTAGCAAGGCTAAAATAGATTTTGAAAGGACAGGAATGTTTAGTGGTAGGTCAGAAGCAGTTAATGTTTCtataatgaataaagaaaagaaagaaatatcaCAAGTCGTTGGCAAGTGGTCAGAGTCATTGAAAGATGGTAAAACGAAGAAAATTCTTTGGAAACCTGATCCTTTGTTGAAAGactcaaagaaaaaatatgggTTTACTCAATTTTCTGCcaatttgaatgaaatta
- the TRM5 gene encoding tRNA (guanine) methyltransferase (similar to Saccharomyces cerevisiae TRM5 (YHR070W); ancestral locus Anc_5.346), with protein sequence MFLVNILKKQSRNKLSFIPQLRKMSTGKYDPPINRQMTTLDRSFFIKRIPLCAVKFPDLKNISIFSKKFKGYILRVPRIPHVVKLEQTKDISPDDGKTLACDNGIITKGVLLTDSITKKDDVSSVLSPEAVEFLRETQAEILNYEYLLNYDYWRAEDILRAVLPEDHLEEIPTGFTVTGHIAHLNLRAEFKPFDALIGQVILDKNHKIECVVDKVSSIATKFRTFPMKVIAGNVDNLIVEQKESNCTFKFDFSKVYWNSRLHTEHDRLVTKYFNMGEVVCDVFAGVGPFAVPAGKKDVIVLANDLNPESFKYLKENITLNKVDQLVKPFNLDGGEFIRESPTLLKRWIDNEENGKIHVNIKPTRKRHKKNEDGTSEPVKLYKEVVIPNEISHFVMNLPDSAIDFLGSFIGLYSSDTTKNKMPWIHVHCFEKYDNDEDLTMEELHSRVYQRILNSLKTTTVVLPQEALSFHLVRKVSPTKPMFCVSFKLPASIAFASKST encoded by the coding sequence ATGTTTCTTGTAAACATCCTAAAAAAACAATCCAGAAATAAACTATCTTTCATACCCCAACTGCGAAAAATGAGTACAGGAAAATATGATCCACCAATAAATCGTCAAATGACGACATTAGACAGGTCCTTTTTCATCAAGAGGATCCCATTATGTGCCGTGAAATTCCCtgatttaaagaatattagTATATTCtctaaaaaattcaaaggTTATATCTTAAGAGTTCCGAGAATTCCACATGTGGTCAAATTAGAACAAACTAAAGATATCTCCCCAGATGATGGCAAGACACTCGCCTGCGATAACGGAATTATTACTAAGGGAGTCCTATTAACGGACTCAATCACTAAGAAAGATGATGTTTCTAGTGTTTTATCTCCTGAGGCCGTAGAATTTTTGAGAGAAACCCAAGCAGAAATCCTGAATTACGAATACCTGTTAAATTACGACTATTGGAGAGCAGAAGATATATTGAGAGCTGTTTTACCAGAAGATCATTTGGAAGAAATACCAACTGGGTTCACTGTAACGGGCCACATTGCTCACTTGAATCTTCGTGCTGAATTTAAGCCTTTCGATGCGTTGATTGGCCAAGTTATCTTAGATAAGAATCATAAAATTGAATGTGTAGTTGATAAAGTCAGTTCCATTGCTACTAAGTTTAGAACATTCCCAATGAAAGTTATCGCTGGTAATGTTGATAACTTAATTGTGGAGCAAAAGGAATCTAATTGTACATTTAAGTTTGATTTTAGCAAAGTTTATTGGAATTCAAGGTTACATACAGAACACGATAGATTAGTTactaaatatttcaatatgGGTGAAGTTGTTTGTGACGTATTTGCGGGTGTGGGTCCATTTGCAGTACCAGCAGGGAAAAAAGATGTCATTGTCCTAGCGAATGATCTTAACCCGGAGAgtttcaaatatttgaagGAAAACATAACTTTGAACAAAGTAGATCAGTTAGTTAAACCATTTAATTTAGATGGTGGTGAATTTATTCGTGAATCACCTACTTTATTGAAGAGATGGatagataatgaagaaaatggcAAAATTCACGTGAATATCAAACCTACGAGGAAGAGACACAAGAAGAATGAAGATGGAACTTCAGAACCTGTTAAGTTATATAAAGAAGTTGTCATACCGAATGAAATTAGTCATTTTGTCATGAATTTACCAGATAGTGCCATTGATTTCCTCGGGTCTTTCATTGGATTATATTCTTCTGATACAACGAAGAACAAAATGCCATGGATTCATGTTCATtgctttgaaaaatatgacAATGATGAGGATCTTACAATGGAAGAGTTACATTCCAGAGTGTACCAAAGGATActgaattcattgaaaacGACTACTGTTGTTCTACCGCAAGAAGCATTATCCTTCCATCTTGTACGTAAAGTATCACCAACCAAACCGATGTTTTGCGTCAGTTTTAAATTACCAGCGTCCATCGCATTCGCCTCTAAAAGTACTTAA
- the ERG7 gene encoding lanosterol synthase ERG7 (similar to Saccharomyces cerevisiae ERG7 (YHR072W); ancestral locus Anc_5.351) produces the protein MANKLYSEELGLEKTDPLLWRLRTNIDGRQSWEYITKDQSPNDPQSNFTKWLLQLPDFPTPQYPDNIKDVSAEAICLKGAKFFRLLQDETSGTFPCQYKGPMFMTIGYVAVNYVADIKIPESERIEIIRYIVNTAHPVDGGWGLHSEDKSTVFGTVLNYIILRLLGLDANHPVCMKARDTLLRLGGAISAPHWGKVWLSVLNLYKWEGVNPAPPETWLLPYWMPIHPGRWWVHTRGVYLPISYLSLVHYQCELTDLLKEIRSEIYVKPFDSIDFSKHRNTVCGVDLYYPHSKTLDFANSLIVPYEKYLRPNALRDYSKHKVYDLIKKEIENTDYLCIAPVNQAFCALVTLLEEGADSKAFERFQYRFKDALFLGPQGMTVMGTNGVQTWDCAFAIQYLFVAGLAKRPEFYNTISNAYKFLCRSQFDTDCVTGSFRDKRDGAWGFSTKTQGYTVSDCTAESIKAIIMVRNSVIFKDIHDEISDERLYKAVDILLDLQNTGSFEFGSFATYEKIKAPLFLEALNPAEVFGNIMVEYPYVECTDSSVLGLTSFHKHYNYRKDEISKRINIAIEYIKKVQEDDGSWYGSWGICYTYAGMFAMEALHSVGETYGNSFVVKKGCDFLVARQLEDGGWGESMKSSELHTYVSTKESLVVQTAWVVLALLLAQYPNKNIIDKGIALLKKRQQVSGEWKFESPEGVFNHSCAIEYPSYRFLFPIKALGLYSQIYEHNANI, from the coding sequence ATGGCAAATAAACTATATTCAGAAGAGTTAGGGCTTGAGAAAACGGACCCTCTTCTGTGGAGATTAAGGACCAACATTGACGGCCGTCAATCATGGGAATATATAACAAAGGACCAGTCACCCAATGATCCACAATCCAATTTTACCAAATGGCTACTACAGTTACCAGATTTTCCGACTCCACAGTATCCAGATAATATTAAGGATGTATCTGCTGAAGCTATTTGTTTAAAGGGAGCTAAATTCTTCAGATTATTGCAAGATGAAACTTCTGGAACTTTCCCATGTCAATACAAGGGCCCAATGTTTATGACTATAGGTTACGTTGCAGTGAATTATGTTGCAGATATTAAAATCCCTGAAAGTGAACGTATTGAGATTATACGATATATTGTGAATACAGCTCATCCTGTTGATGGTGGTTGGGGTCTACATTCGGAAGATAAATCTACAGTATTCGGTACTGTTCTTAACTATATAATCTTAAGATTACTGGGACTTGATGCAAATCATCCTGTTTGCATGAAAGCTAGAGATACTTTATTAAGATTAGGCGGCGCCATTAGCGCTCCACATTGGGGGAAGGTCTGGCTATCtgttttgaatttataCAAGTGGGAAGGTGTCAATCCAGCTCCACCAGAAACATGGTTGTTGCCCTACTGGATGCCTATTCATCCAGGGAGATGGTGGGTTCATACGAGGGGAGTATATTTGCCTATCAGTTATCTATCGTTGGTACATTACCAATGTGAATTGACAGatcttttgaaagaaataagaAGTGAAATATATGTTAAACCATTTGATTccattgatttttcaaaacataGAAATACAGTTTGTGGTGTGGATTTATATTATCCCCATTCTAAAACTCTTGATTTTGCGAACTCTTTAATTGTTCCctatgaaaaatatttaagaCCGAATGCATTAAGGGATTATTCTAAACACAAAGTTTACGACCTcataaagaaagaaatagaaaataCAGATTACCTCTGTATAGCTCCAGTGAACCAGGCGTTTTGTGCATTAGTTACACTACTCGAAGAAGGGGCTGACTCCAAAGCTTTCGAGAGATTCCAATATCGATTTAAAGATGCATTGTTTCTGGGACCACAAGGTATGACAGTAATGGGTACTAATGGTGTTCAAACGTGGGATTGTGCTTTTGCCATAcaatatttgtttgttgcTGGCCTGGCTAAGAGACCAGAATTCTACAATACCATTTCCAATGCTTACAAATTCTTATGTCGCTCCCAATTTGATACGGATTGCGTTACTGGTAGCTTTAGAGATAAAAGAGATGGTGCATGGGGGTTTTCGACAAAGACTCAAGGTTATACAGTGTCCGATTGTACAGCTGAATCTATCAaagcaataataatggtaagGAATTCCGttatatttaaagatattcatGATGAAATCTCTGATGAAAGACTATATAAAGCGGTAGATATACTACTAGATCTTCAAAACACTGgttcttttgaatttggatCATTTGCAACTtatgaaaagattaaagcTCCCTTATTTTTAGAAGCGTTGAATCCAGCTGAAGTTTTTGGTAATATTATGGTTGAATATCCATATGTTGAATGTACCGATTCATCTGTATTAGGTTTGACATCTTTCCATAAACATTATAATTATCGTAAAGATGAAATAtcgaaaagaataaatattgCTATAGAGTATATTAAAAAAGttcaagaagatgatggaAGTTGGTACGGGAGTTGGGGTATATGTTACACTTATGCGGGCATGTTTGCCATGGAGGCATTACATTCTGTCGGTGAAACATATGGAAACTCTTTCGTGGTGAAGAAAGGGTGTGATTTTTTAGTTGCACGACAATTGGAAGATGGAGGTTGGGGTGAATCCATGAAATCTAGCGAATTACACACTTACGTGAGTACAAAGGAATCTTTAGTAGTTCAAACAGCATGGGTCGTTCTTGCATTATTACTGGCGCAATAtccaaacaaaaatataatcgATAAAGGTATTGCTTTACTAAAAAAGAGACAACAGGTATCAGGCGAGTGGAAATTCGAAAGTCCAGAGGGTGTGTTTAATCATTCTTGTGCGATCGAGTATCCAAGTTACAGATTTTTGTTTCCAATAAAGGCCTTAGGGCTGTATTCACAAATATATGAACATAATGCTAATATCTAA
- the HTD2 gene encoding hydroxyacyl-thioester dehydratase HTD2 (similar to Saccharomyces cerevisiae HTD2 (YHR067W); ancestral locus Anc_5.341): MLNTWLLKDKTSRSQIWKFLQLIRPQLPELDINISSLKIGDHLLFFNSLQTTRLDRDGYFTHQTPSSLLNRSELLYTRRLWVQGHITNHNSSIPLDIDGQCIETIKFVKKKNKDTFVCINRNILMPSVSNKPFITELRTLLYTNTEPSDGKTRLISSNTPSSSKKIGTFRFKREDIISYSYLTSNPHRIHLDSQYSQEIEGYKDIIVQGPFSLQVMLKFADVYFKGTATSIRNVKYKHSSPIYPETKVDILLLDNAEGKYKLWMVPVDSLDKTYLSAEIEVITNTSGPLLL; the protein is encoded by the coding sequence ATGCTTAATACGTGgttattgaaagataaaacAAGTAGAAGTCAAATATGGAAGTTTCTTCAACTGATCAGGCCTCAACTTCCGGAATtagatataaatatatcttctttgaaaattggCGATCACTTgttattcttcaattctcTACAAACAACACGATTAGATAGAGATGGTTACTTTACACATCAAACACCCTCCTCCCTTCTGAATAGATCTGAATTACTATATACGAGGAGGTTATGGGTTCAAGGTCATATAACAAACCATAATTCGTCAATTCCTTTAGATATTGACGGACAGTGCATAGAAACGATAAAGTTCGttaaaaagaagaataagGACACTTTTGTTTGTATAAACAGGAATATCTTAATGCCTTCCGTAAGCAATAAACCATTCATTACTGAGTTAAGAACGCTACTATATACTAATACGGAGCCATCGGATGGCAAAACCCGTCTTATATCCTCCAATACCCCATCCTCGAGTAAGAAAATAGGTACCTTTAGGTTTAAACGAGAAGATATCATTAGTTATAGTTACTTAACCTCTAACCCTCATAGAATCCATTTGGACAGTCAATATTCTCAAGAGATAGAAGGTTATAAAGATATCATTGTTCAAGGTCCGTTTTCACTTCAGGTTATGTTGAAGTTTGCAGATGTATATTTTAAGGGTACAGCCACTTCAATAAGAAACGttaaatataaacataGCTCACCGATCTATCCAGAGACTAAAGTTGATATACTACTCTTGGACAATGCAGAGGGCAAGTATAAGTTATGGATGGTACCTGTGGATTCTCTAGATAAAACCTATCTTTCAGCTGAGATCGAGGTCATCACCAATACTAGTGGACCACTGTTATTATAA